Proteins from a genomic interval of Hippocampus zosterae strain Florida chromosome 14, ASM2543408v3, whole genome shotgun sequence:
- the zfp36l1a gene encoding LOW QUALITY PROTEIN: mRNA decay activator protein ZFP36L1a (The sequence of the model RefSeq protein was modified relative to this genomic sequence to represent the inferred CDS: deleted 1 base in 1 codon), giving the protein MTTAVVSHFFDFEAINKNNKLLGYNGNLAGPHANVSGALLDRKAVGSPGVYQRRHSVSSGSTKFNQNQFFNSLKAAEHSPLITGLGGGGGGGGGGHNKENHLRLRDRSFSETGERLLHKCLGPASPTGGQVNSSRYKTELCRPFEENGACKYGDKCQFAHGIHELRSLSRHPKYKTELCRTFHTIGFCPYGPRCHFIHNADERRGPPLKSNAASAPSSGEMERPRLQHSYSFAGFPSAAGLRDSPTSVTPPPMFFPDDVPDWPSSNPFTYSSQELANLFVPNLGGGVPLAPELGNGAPPSPTNGPYYFRPMLESPQMFESPSSPQDSLSDQEGYQSSSGSSLSGSESPTLDTSRRLPIFSRLSISDD; this is encoded by the exons AACAACAAGCTGCTGGGCTACAACGGCaacctggccggcccgcacgccAACGTCTCCGGCGCCCTGCTGGACAGGAAGGCGGTGGGCTCCCCGGGGGTGTACCAGCGGCGGCACTCGGTCAGCAGCGGCAGCACAAAGTTCAACCAGAACCAGTTTTTCAACAGCCTGAAGGCGGCCGAGCACTCGCCGCTCATCACGggactcggcggcggcggcggcggagggggcggcggccacAACAAGGAAAACCACCTGCGTCTGCGCGACCGCTCTTTCTCCGAGACGGGCGAGCGTCTCCTGCACAAGTGCTTGGGCCCGGCCAGCCCCACGGGCGGCCAGGTGAATTCCAGCCGCTACAAGACGGAGCTGTGCCGGCCCTTCGAGGAAAACGGCGCCTGCAAGTACGGCGACAAGTGCCAGTTTGCGCACGGCATCCACGAACTGCGCAGCCTCAGCCGCCACCCCAAGTACAAGACGGAGCTTTGCCGCACCTTCCACACCATCGGTTTCTGCCCCTACGGCCCCCGCTGCCATTTCATCCACAACGCCGACGAGCGCCGCGGACCGCCGCTCAAGTCCAACGCCGCCTCCGCCCCGTCCTCGGGCGAGATGGAGCGGCCCAGGCTGCAGCACAGCTACAGTTTCGCCGGCTTCCCCAGCGCCGCGGGGCTCCGCGACAGCCCCACGTccgtcacc ccgccccccatgttTTTCCCCGACGACGTACCCGACTGGCCCAGCAGCAACCCCTTCACCTACTCCAGCCAGGAGCTGGCCAACCTGTTCGTGCCCAACCTGGGCGGCGGCGTCCCCCTGGCCCCCGAGCTGGGCAACGgcgcccccccttcccccaccaACGGGCCTTACTACTTCCGACCCATGCTGGAGTCGCCCCAGATGTTCGAGTCCCCGTCCAGCCCGCAGGACTCCCTCTCGGATCAGGAGGGCTACCAGAGCAGCTCTGGCAGCAGCCTGAGCGGCTCCGAGTCCCCGACGCTCGACACCTCCCGTCGACTCCCCATCTTCAGCCGCCTTTCCATCTCAGACGACTAG